The Leptolyngbya sp. FACHB-261 DNA window GCCTTTCAGTATCTTCAGTTTTTAGTACTGCGTCTTGAACAAAATAAAGATTTTGAAACCTTGTGGCAATAAGCACCAGGGGTAACCAGCGAGTGCTTTTGGAACTCACGAGTAAGGTGGCTTTGATCACTGAAGCCGGTCATCGTCGCAACTTCGGAAATAGGTCTTCCCTGCTTTATCAATCGTTTTGCTTGGGAGATCCGAATGTTCATGAGATAGCGATGAGGGCTAATGCCAACCTCTTTTGTGAACACGTTCAATAAATAATTTTTGTGTAACCCTGTTAAGGTCGAGAGTTCGGAGAGCGTAACCTCCTCTGCGTATCGCTCACGCATGAAGTCTTTAACAAATTTCACTGCACGATGCTCTTGTCCAACCTTAGTACCAATCAGATTCTTATCTGTATAGTGAGTGAAAAGATGAGTAAAAGCCTGCATTAGACGGATTTCACGTTCTATAAGAGAACTTGGCTCGCTATAAGACTGGAGGATAGCAGAAAACAAAGTCAAGGCAGTTAGATCATGAATAACTGCCTCACAGACATAAGGTAATTGCTCTGATTGCTTCAGTAGCCCAAGTTGTTGAAGAAATTTAGGTTCTGCATAGATGTTGGCAAACGTCCTCGCTCCAATTGATATGTTTTCGTGTACTTCTCCTGGGACGATTGCCATCAAGCTGTGTGCGGGGGCAACTTGTTGCGAATGTCTGTAACGGAAAATTGTTGCACCAGCAGTTATGAGACTAATTTGATAAGCTTCGTGCAGGTGGGGAGCTGAAGGCTTAGTCTTAGTCGTTCCTTGTTTCAGTTCTAACCCGACAAACTGATCCGGATGGCACACCCTGACTGTTGAGGTCTGTTTTTTAGGCCGTTTTTGGGTGTTCATAAGTGCTTCCATCTCTTCCCAATACCTATCAATGCCAAGTATATCGCTAGACAAAACTCATGTTAGTCCATCCTCTATTTAGTTTTTTAATACCTAAATTCTTGATATGTAGGGATCTTGCTTTTGGTCAAGGTTGCAGGCTAACGACTCGGTTCAGTGGTCATAAACAACTTCGGCATCAACATCAGTGGCTTGAGCCAGTCCGCTGCAATAGAATGATTGGACTACGCCTGTATGAGCTGTGCTAGGCAACCAAATTGAGCGTAGTCAATCCACAATTGAAAATTTTCTGGTCTGAATGTTCAGC harbors:
- a CDS encoding AraC family transcriptional regulator: MNTQKRPKKQTSTVRVCHPDQFVGLELKQGTTKTKPSAPHLHEAYQISLITAGATIFRYRHSQQVAPAHSLMAIVPGEVHENISIGARTFANIYAEPKFLQQLGLLKQSEQLPYVCEAVIHDLTALTLFSAILQSYSEPSSLIEREIRLMQAFTHLFTHYTDKNLIGTKVGQEHRAVKFVKDFMRERYAEEVTLSELSTLTGLHKNYLLNVFTKEVGISPHRYLMNIRISQAKRLIKQGRPISEVATMTGFSDQSHLTREFQKHSLVTPGAYCHKVSKSLFCSRRSTKN